A region of the Thermoanaerobaculum aquaticum genome:
TTGGCCCCTGATTACCGGGCCATCCCGGAAAAGCACGCCCTCACCGTGTACTTCACCCGCTGGTTGTTCCCGTACCTGGGATTTATCGCTTTGGCGGCGTTGGTGCAAGGGGTGCTAAACGTCAGGGGGAAGTTCCTCCTTTCGGCGGCTACCCCCATTTTTCTCAACGCCTCCATAGCTTTGAGCGTTTTATTTGCCGCCTGGCGAGGCTGGCCTTTGGCACCGTGGCTGGTCTTTGGCGTGCTCCTGGGCGGTTTTTTGCAGTTTGCCACCCAGTGGGTGGCAGCGGCCCGGGTGGGTTTGCCCGCAGTTCCCGGCGGCGGGGCTTTCCTGCACCCCCAGGTGCGGACGGTGCTGCGTAAAGCTTTGCCTTTGCTTTTGTCCTCTGGCATTTACCCAATCACGGTTTTCCTGGCCACGTACTTTGCATCTTCGGCAGGGGATGGGGCGCTCTTTTGCGTGTACGCCGCTTCCCGCACCAACGAGCTGGTGTACGGGGTGATCGTGGTGCAGCTTTTCACCGCGCTTTTGCCAACGTTAGCACGGGACGAAAACGCCGACGAAACCTTCACCTTTGCCCTGCGCGTGCAGTCGTTCGTGGTGTTTCCGGCGATGGTTTTTCTCATGGTTTTGGCGCCGGCGGTTTCCGGTTTGCTTTTTGGAGGTGGTCGCTTTGGACATTGGGCCGTGACCACCACGGCGCAGGCGCTTGTGGCTTTTGCCGCCGGCATGCCGGCGTTGGCTTGGGTGAAGTTGGCATCGGGGCGGTTTTACGCGGTGCACGATACCCGGTCGCCGGTGAAAGCCTCGGTTTTGAGCTTGCTGGTGTTTGCCGCGGCCGGTTTTCTTTTCACGCCCCGATGGGGAGCACCAGGGGTAGCCGCCGCCACCAGCCTTTCTCAGTACGTGGCCGGGTGCTACCTGTGGTGGCGGCTGAGCACAAGCGGGCGGGCGCCAAAGCGGGAGCTTTTTTCCTCGCTGTGGCGGCATGCTTTGAGCGCTGCGTTGATGGCGGTAATCGTCAAGCACCTGGCGGACCAAGTGGAGTTTCCGCTGGTAACC
Encoded here:
- the murJ gene encoding murein biosynthesis integral membrane protein MurJ — encoded protein: MGTQRTLVTATTGMALVTAVSRVSGWLRDKVVASYLGAQGIGDAFVAGFRAPNLFRQLLAEGALHATFIPTLAEMDKGGQKDEVRRFVAAMTSTLVLLAGLVVALGMWQAQSFANLLAPDYRAIPEKHALTVYFTRWLFPYLGFIALAALVQGVLNVRGKFLLSAATPIFLNASIALSVLFAAWRGWPLAPWLVFGVLLGGFLQFATQWVAAARVGLPAVPGGGAFLHPQVRTVLRKALPLLLSSGIYPITVFLATYFASSAGDGALFCVYAASRTNELVYGVIVVQLFTALLPTLARDENADETFTFALRVQSFVVFPAMVFLMVLAPAVSGLLFGGGRFGHWAVTTTAQALVAFAAGMPALAWVKLASGRFYAVHDTRSPVKASVLSLLVFAAAGFLFTPRWGAPGVAAATSLSQYVAGCYLWWRLSTSGRAPKRELFSSLWRHALSAALMAVIVKHLADQVEFPLVTSVRGALMVSGFGLLGLAVYVVGLWLTRAPELVEIKRLLQRRQA